The Rouxiella sp. WC2420 region ATACTTACCACTCACGCGAGCAACCAGAAAAAAATCCTATGAAATACGATACTTCAGAACTGTGCGACATTTATCATGAAGAAGTGAATGTCGTTGAACCGCTGTTCTCCAACTTTGGTGGACGTACTTCATTTGGTGGGCAAATCACCACAGTGAAATGCTTTGAAGATAATGGCTTGCTCTATGATTTGCTGGAAGAAAATGGCCGTGGCCGCGTTCTTCTTGTCGACGGTGGTGGCTCGGTACGACGTGCGTTGCTTGATGCAGGACTGGCGAATCTTGCCCTGCAAAATGAGTGGGAAGGCATCGTGATTTACGGCGCAGTCCG contains the following coding sequences:
- the rraA gene encoding ribonuclease E activity regulator RraA, which encodes MKYDTSELCDIYHEEVNVVEPLFSNFGGRTSFGGQITTVKCFEDNGLLYDLLEENGRGRVLLVDGGGSVRRALLDAGLANLALQNEWEGIVIYGAVRQVDDLEELDIGIQAMAAIPAGAASEGIGESDIRVNFGGVTFFSGDHLYADNTGIILSEDPLDIE